The following are from one region of the Pirellulales bacterium genome:
- a CDS encoding alpha/beta fold hydrolase: protein MSSTNTTWRALYPFASHEMLLDGRRYHYLDEGQGEPLLLVHGNPTWSFYWRNLVSAFRDRYRVIVPDHMGCGLSDKPQHYNYRLAQHVENLNRLVESLDLENVTLIAHDWGGAIGIGAALQSPGRFSRFIMMNTAAFRSPHIPWQIRLARTPLLGTLAIRGGNAFLRAALRTATEKRENFTPQVRAGYLAPYHSWANRVAVNAFVKDIPCTPRHASYVTLRRMEESLPTLADRPWLLVWGMRDWCFHEWYLQRFLELIPHAEVRRLPNAGHWLVEDDPEAVIRNIDEFINQNPVPAGQGRFANR from the coding sequence ATGTCATCCACGAATACCACTTGGCGAGCTTTGTATCCGTTTGCTTCGCACGAGATGCTTCTCGACGGCCGACGCTACCATTACCTCGACGAAGGGCAGGGGGAGCCATTGCTGCTAGTGCATGGCAATCCGACCTGGTCGTTTTATTGGCGTAACCTTGTGTCCGCCTTTCGCGATCGCTACCGCGTGATAGTTCCCGACCACATGGGCTGCGGCTTGAGCGATAAGCCGCAGCACTACAATTACCGCTTGGCGCAGCACGTCGAAAATCTCAATCGCTTGGTTGAATCGCTCGATTTGGAAAATGTGACCTTGATTGCGCATGATTGGGGCGGCGCGATCGGTATCGGCGCCGCCCTGCAATCGCCTGGGCGGTTTAGCCGATTCATCATGATGAATACCGCGGCCTTCCGTTCGCCGCATATTCCCTGGCAGATTCGCTTGGCACGTACACCATTGTTGGGCACATTGGCCATCCGCGGCGGCAATGCGTTTTTGAGGGCAGCGTTGCGAACGGCGACGGAAAAACGGGAAAACTTTACGCCGCAGGTTCGGGCCGGTTATTTGGCCCCGTATCATTCCTGGGCCAACCGTGTGGCGGTCAATGCGTTTGTGAAAGATATTCCCTGCACGCCGCGACACGCCAGTTATGTAACTTTGCGGCGAATGGAAGAATCGCTGCCCACGCTGGCCGATCGGCCGTGGCTGTTAGTGTGGGGAATGCGCGATTGGTGTTTTCATGAATGGTATTTGCAGCGATTTTTGGAATTGATCCCACACGCCGAAGTCCGCCGCTTACCCAACGCCGGGCACTGGTTAGTCGAGGACGACCCGGAAGCAGTGATCCGCAACATCGACGAATTTATAAATCAGAATCCTGTCCCAGCGGGACAGGGCCGTTTTGCTAATCGCTAA
- a CDS encoding 6-pyruvoyl tetrahydropterin synthase family protein, protein MSANFHVRVSKNFLVFSAAHFITLGENICERLHGHNYRVAAEVFGPLGEQQWVIDFIALRETLQEIIRGLDHYTLLPTEHPQIRVTANEKTVEAVFQDRRWVFPRGDCVLLPLANTTAERLAEYIARRLRDELQRRYSVRPERLRVEVDECYGQIGVCELKGNDQ, encoded by the coding sequence ATGTCTGCTAATTTCCACGTCCGCGTCTCCAAAAACTTCCTCGTCTTCAGCGCCGCGCACTTCATCACGCTGGGTGAAAACATCTGCGAGCGCTTGCACGGGCACAACTATCGAGTGGCGGCGGAAGTGTTTGGCCCGTTGGGCGAACAGCAATGGGTAATCGATTTCATCGCCCTGCGGGAGACGCTGCAGGAAATTATTCGCGGGCTGGATCATTACACACTCTTGCCGACTGAGCATCCGCAAATTCGTGTCACTGCCAACGAGAAAACTGTGGAAGCCGTGTTCCAAGACCGCCGCTGGGTTTTTCCGCGCGGCGATTGCGTATTGCTGCCGCTGGCCAACACCACGGCCGAACGCTTGGCCGAATACATTGCCCGGCGGCTGCGGGACGAATTGCAGCGGCGCTATTCGGTGCGTCCCGAGCGGCTGCGCGTGGAAGTCGACGAATGCTACGGACAGATTGGCGTGTGCGAACTGAAAGGAAATGATCAGTGA